Proteins encoded together in one Impatiens glandulifera chromosome 1, dImpGla2.1, whole genome shotgun sequence window:
- the LOC124941240 gene encoding uncharacterized protein LOC124941240: MWSVVTEGPIKIEKDKSKWTNEDKRKNNLNNLAMDILYRYLDDNMFNYIISCESAKEVWERLTQLCEGNEQTKVNKFLVAIQQFDNFKMRPRETMSEIDVRFSKIVATLSILGKTYSNREIAIKVMRALPRE, encoded by the coding sequence atgtggagtgtcgtcacagaaggtcctatcaagatagaGAAAGACAAATCTAAGTGGACaaatgaagacaagaggaagaacaacctcaacaacttGGCCATGGATATCTTATACAGATATCTTGACGACaacatgtttaactacatcatatcATGCGAGTCTGCCAAAGAAGTTTGGGAAAGACTCACTCAACTTTGTgaaggcaacgagcaaaccaaagtAAACAAGTTTTTGGTTGCCATCCAGCAGTTCGACAACTTTAAGATGCGTCCTAGAGAGACGATGTCTGAGATTGATGTAAGATTCAGCAAAATCGTCGCCACTCTCTCTATTTTGGGCAAGACCTACAGCAATAGAGAAATTGCTATAAAGGTCATGCGAGCTTTGCCCAGAGAGTGA